The genomic region CCGGCTCACTCCTGGGGAGGAAGCCGGGCAGCAGCAGACTCTCGCCTCGGGCTAGGGCTGCACCGGGGGCACCGGCACCACCGGCGGCTGGATGTTGTAGCGGCGGTTGAACTCGGCCACGGTTTCGGAACTCACGTTGCGCTTGGTCACCACGACCATCACGCCATCCGCGGCGCCGACGCCAAAAACACTGGTGGCGTCGGGCCCCTTCACCACGTTCACACTGGCAATGGTGCGGCGGTTGAGGGCATTGATGGCCTGCTGGGTGGAAGGCTGGCCGTCGAGGAAGTACAGGCTGGGCTTGGCATTCGACACGGTTGGGTCCAGCACGATGCTGTACTGCTGCATGAAAGCCTTCACCTCTGCCGAATTTTTGTTCTGCTTCGTGATGACGAGAATAGCGCCGTCAGCGGCCTCAGCGCCAAACGCTTTGACAGCAGCCTCGCCTTTCAGCACGTTCATGCTCTCAATGGCTTTGGGGTCTAGTTTGCTCAGCTCGCTTTCAGCAACCCGCTTGCCATCCACAAAATAAAGAGGCGCGGCAGTCCGGCTGGTCTGCTGTGGCTCTGCAGCAGTAGCCTGGGTGGCGGCGGTGGTCAGGAGCAGGCCCAAGGCTACGGGCAGCACAGCAGCGTAGCGCAACAGCTGGCGCCGGGCGGAAGGACGGGAATTCATCATACGGATACGGTTTTTGAGGATGATAAAGGAAAAAGGCGTGACTAAAGCCGGGCCGGCGGCCAGCGTACTGAGCCGGACCAGACTGTATTGATACTGTTTCGGGGCCAGCTGGCTTTCGTGCAGCACGGCGGCATCGGCAATGAACTCCAGGTTTTCCTGGGTGGCACGCAGCCACAGCCAGGCCGCCGGACTGGCCCAGGCCAGCACCCGGTGCAGGTGGCCCAGCAGCACATCCAGCGTGTGGGCCTGGCGCACGTGCACCTGCTCGTGCAGCAACACCACCGGCAGCTCAGTGGGCGCGTGGTGGGCCGGGTTGAGGTAGATGGCGCGCCCAAACGAAAACGGACTCACCTCCCCCATCACCGCCCGAAACCGCACGCCTGCCGCCTCCGCCGGCCGGGAAGCCCGGTGCAACCGCCACAGTGAGGCAACCTGCACCAACAGTTGCAGCAGCAGCACCGTCGCGCCCAGGCCGTAGGCGGCCAGCAGCCACGCGCCATAGTCGAGGCCAGAAGCAGCCGGAGCGGCCACGCCGGCCGCAGCAGGCCAGGCGGTCAGCACTTGCGCCAGCGGCGCGGCCGGGGCCACGGCGGGCCGCAGCCAGCCCAGATCCAGCAATGGGTAAACGGCCGCCAGAGCCAGCGCCGCCAGCAGATAACCTCGGTTGAGCTGGTGAAACGTGAGCCGGCGCAACAGCCCGTAGTACACGGCCAGCAACAGCAGCAGCGCCCCCTGCATTTGCAGCAGATACAGAAGCAGCGCAGGCATCAGGGCCGGGTTTTGCGGTTTTCAATCATGTCGATGATGTCCTGCAGCTCCTCGGGGCTGATTTTCTGTTCCTGGGCGAAGAACGACACCAGTTCCTTATAGGAATTGCGGAAGTAGTCGCCCACGAAGGTGCCCAGGAAGCGCCGCCGGTATTCCTCGGCCGTGACGCTGGGCACGAACCGGAAGGTGTTGCCCAGCTTGCGGCTGGTCAGGTAGTTTTTGCGCTCCAGGTTGCGCACCGTGGAGGCCAGCGTGGTGTAGGGCGGGCGTGGCTCGGGCAGTAGCTCCAGCACTTCCTTGATGAAGCCGCCGCCCAGCTGCCAGAAGCCCCGCATGGCCTCTTCCTCGGGTTGAGTTAATCGTTCCATTCTCCTATTACGAACTTTTCGTAATTCTACGAATAAATCGTATTGCTTGGTTGTCAGCGAGAATAGTTTTTTTCACAAGAAAACAGAAAGGCCGCCTGCACAGTGCAGGCGGCCTTTCTTGCCTTGATGCCCTTGTGGCAGAAGGGCACTGGCTCAGCGGCTGTTGAACGGTGTAGAGACGCGACACTTCGCGTCTCGTCGTTGAACGACCGGAATCTTGCCAGACAAATAACATCAGCAACGACGAGACGCGAAGTGTCGCGTCTCTACACCGTTCCCAAAATCACCCTTCACCAATCACCATCAGCACACAGCAACCGGCCCGACGGCTTCAACAGCCGCCGGACCGGGACGTTCTATGCTACCAGATGTTGGCGCGCACGTTCTGGGCGCGGACCATTTTGGCGTCTTCCTTGCAGCCGAAGGCCTCGTAGAACTGGGGCATGTTCATGAGTGGGCCGTTGGTGCGGTACTGGGCCGGGGAGTGCGAGTCGGTGAGGACCTGCTGGCGGATGTATTCGGGGCGGGCGTTGGTGCGCCACACCTGGGCCCAACCCAGGAAGAAGCGCTGCTCGGGCGTGAAGCCGTCGTAGCGGGGGCGCGGGTTGCTGCCGTATTTCTTCTGCAGTTCCTTTTCCAGGGCCGAGTAGGCCAGGGCGAGGCCGCCGAAGTCGGCCAGGTTTTCGCCCATCGTGAGCTTACCGTTCACGAACACCGAATCCAGGGGCTGGAAGGCCGAGTATTGGGCGCCCACCATGTCGGCGCGCTTCGTGAATTCGGCCGCATCTTCCTTGGTCCACCAGTCGCGCAGGTTACCCTGGGCATCCGACTGCCGGCCCCGGTCGTCGAAGCCGTGGGTGATTTCGTGGCCAATAACTGCGCCCATGCCGCCGTAGTTTACCGCGTCGTCGGCCTTAGGGTCGAAGAACGGCGGCTGCATGATGCCGGCCGGAAACACGATTTCGTTGAGCGAGGAGTTGTAGTAGGCATTCACCGTGGGCGGGGTCATGCCCCACACTTCGCGGTCAATCGGCTTGCCGTAGCGGCTCAGGTTGTCCTTCGACTCCCACTCGCGGGCGGCCAGCACATTTTTCAGGTACGATTCGCGGCTCATCGAGAGGGCCGAATAGTCCTTCCATTTGTCAGGGTAGCCGATTTTGACGGTGAAGGAGTTGAGCTTCTTGATGGCTTCCTCCTTAGTGGCGGCGCTCATCCACTCTAGGCCGCGGATATGCTCGCCCATGGCTTCCTTGATGTTGGCCACCATTTGCTGAGCCTTCACCTTGGTTTCGGGCGCGAAGGCCTTGTCCACATAGAGCTGGCCGAAGGCTTCGCCCAGCGCGCCATCGGTGGCGCGAAGCATGCGCTTCCAGCGAGGCTGCTGCTGCTTGGCGCCGCTCAGCACCTGCTGGAACCGGAAGCTCTCGTCGCCAAACGACTGCGGCAGCGCCGACATCAGCGACGAGGTGAGGTGCCAGCGCAGGTAGGTTTTCCAGTCGCCGAGGGGCTCCTGCTTGAGGGCCGTGCTGGCTTCCTGCAGGAACTCGGGCTGGCCCACAATCACCTCTTTAGCCGAGTTGAGGCCCAAAGCGGGCAGCATCACGGGCAGCCCCAGGTTGGGGTATTTCTGGGCGGCTTCGGCCACCGTCATCTTGTTGTAGTTGGCGTACGGGTCGCGCAGGGCTACGCGGTCCTTGCTGGCTTTGGCGAGCCGGGTTTCGAGGCGCAGCACCGTAGCAGCGCTTTTGGCGGCCACGGCCGGGCTCTCACCCAGCATCTTGAACGTGTTGGTAAGGTAGGTGGTGTAGGCCGTGCGGATGGTTTTGGAGCGGGCATCATCCTTGAGGTAGTAGTCCCGGTCGGGCAGGCTGAGGCCGCCCTGGCTGAGGTAGAGGGCGTACTCGTCGCTCTTTTTGCGGTCCTGGTTCACGCCCAGTCCGAACACCGAGCGGGTTTGCAGACGCTGAGCGCGCACCAGCTCGATTTGCAGCCCGCGCAAGTCTTTCACCGCGTTGATGCGGGCCAGTTCTGGCTGCAGGTACTTCAGGCCGGCTTTGTCGATGGCCATGGAGTCCATGGCCGTGGCGTAATAGTCGCCAACTTTCTGCAGGTTGGTGCCCTTGGCGGCGGTTTTGTTGGCGGCCGAAGTTTCCAGAATCTGGCGCATCACGGCCTCATTCTGGTTGATGAGCCCGTTCCAGGAGCTCCAGCGCGACTCGGCGGCCGGAATCGGGTTGTTCTTCAGCCAGGTGCCCGAAGCGTATTGGAAGAAGTCGTCGCAGGGATTTACCGACTTATCAATATTGGCCGGATCAATACCGACGCCGGGCAGTACCGGGCCGAGCTGGGCCGTGGCCGTAGCATCAGTCGTAGCCGGCGTAGCGGCGGGCGTGGTGGCGGTGGTAGCAGGCGTACTGGCCGCACAGCCGGCCAGGGCCATGCCGGCTGCCGTGCCCAGGGAGAGCAGGAAGGTGCGTTGTGGGGTCATTGGTGGGGGGATGAAGGTTGTGGGAGAAGTTGGAATTAGGAGAAGAAAGAACGTCATGCAGAGGTGCAGCCGAAGCATCTCGTGTGCTGACGTTGCTTCACTAGCCCAGGGTTTAAACCCTGGGCTACGGAGCGGTTGCCGTTCGACGATTTAACAACATCAGCACGCGAGATGCTTCGCTCCGCTCAGCATGACGTTCTTTTTATGTGCTTCCGGCTACCAAATCACCGCCCGCTCGGCATCCGGGCGGACCATTTTCTGGCCGGGCGTGCAGCCGAAGGCCTGGTAGAACTCGGGCATGTTCATGAGGGGGCCGATGGTGCGGTACTGGCCGGGCGAGTGGGGGTCGGTGAGGATTTGCTGGCGCAGGGCTTCGGGGCGAATGTTCTGGCGGCGCAGCTGGGCCCAGCTCAGGAAGAAGCGCTGCTCGGGCGTGAAGCCGTCGATGAGCGGGCGGTTGCCTTTGCCGTACTGCTTGTCGAGCTGCTTCTGGAGGGCGGCGTACACGATGGTGAGGCCGGCAAAGTCAGCCAGGTTTTCGCCCATCGTGAGCTTGCCGTTCACGTACACCGAATCCAAAGGCGAGAAGGCCGAGTACTGGGTGCCCACCACGGCGGCGCGCTTCGTGAATTCGGCCGCGTCGGCGGGCGTCCACCAGTCGCGCAGGTTGCCTTCCGAGTCGTACTGCCGGCCCGAGTCGTCGAAACCGTGGGTCATTTCGTGGCCCATCACCCCGCCAATGGCGCCGTAGTTTACCGCGTCGTCGGCTTCGGGGTCGAAGAACGGCGGTTGCAGGTAGCCGGCCGGGAACACAATTTCGTTCATCGGCGGGCTGTAGTAGGCGTTGATGGTAGGCGGCGTCATGCTCCACTCATTGCGGTCAATGGGTCCGCCGAACTTCTTCACGTTCTGCTGGTAGCCCCACTGGCGCGCCGCCAGCACGTTTTTCAGGTACGATTCGCGCGAAATGTTCAGCGCCGAGTAGTCCTTCCACTTGTCGGGGTAGCCGATTTTCACGCGCAGAGCGCTGAGCTTCTTGAGTGCTTCCTGCTTGGTGGCGGCGCTCATCCAGGTGTTGGTCTGGATGTGCTCGGCCATCGACTCGCGGATGTTGGCCAGCATATCCAGCGCCTTCTGCTTGGCGGCGGGCGAAAACGCCTGGTCCACATACAGCTGCCCGAAGGCTTCGCCCAAAGTGCCATCGGTGGCCGAAAGCATGCGTTTCCAGCGGGTGGGCTGCTGCTTGGCCCCGCTCTGCACCTGCGCAAACCGGAACGCCTCGTCACTAAACGCCTGGGGCAAGGCCGCCGGCACCGACGACACCAGCTGCCAGCTCAGATAGGTTTTCAGGTCGGCCAGCGGCTCCTCTTTCAGCACCGCGCTGACTTCCTTGAAGAACTCGGGCTGGCCCACAATCACCTCCTGGGCCGCACCCAGGCCGTTGCGCTTCAGCAAAGCCGAGGGCTGCAGGTTAGCAAACTGCTTATCGGCCTCAGCCACCGTCATCTTATTATAGCTGGCGTACGGGTCACGCAGCGACACCCGGTCTTTGCTGGCGCGGGCCAGGCGGGTTTCCACGCGCACTACCGTGGCGGCCTTGGCGGCGGCCGTAGCCTCGGCATCACCGAGCAGCTTGAAGATGTTGGTGAGGTAGGTGACGTAGGCGGCGCGCACGGTTTTGGACCGGGCGTCGTCCTTGAGGTAATAGTCCCGGTCGGGCATGCCGAGGCCGCCCTGGCTCATGTTTACGGCATATACCGAGCTGTTTTTGCGGTCGGGCGTGACGCCGGCCCGGAAGAACGCGCCGGTGCCCAGCGTCTGCTGGCGGGCAACTTCGGTGAGCAGGCCGGGCCGGTCTTTCACGGCCGCAATGCGGGCCAGCTCGGGCTTGAGGTAGGTCAGGCCAGCTTTTTCCAGGCCCACCGAGTCCATGCCGACGGCGTAGTAGTCGCCCACTTTCTGGCGGTTCGAGCCGGGGGTGGCGGCGCGGTCGGCGGCGGCATCTTCTAGGATGCGGCGCAGGGTGGCCTGGGTCCGGTCGTTGAGCTCGTTGCGCGGGGCCCAGCTGCTGGCATAGGCCGGAATGGGGTTATTCTTCAGCCAGTTGCCCCCCGAAAACCGGAAGAAGTCCTCGCACGCCGACACCGAGCGGTCCACGTCCTGGGGGTTGATGCTGCGGCCGCCGCTGACAGAGGCCACAGCAGTGGCGGGAGGCGTGGCAGTAGTGCTGGTGGCGGCGGGCTGGGTGGTGGCGCAGCCGGCCAGCGCCAGCAGCAGGGCCGCCGCGCCGGCCCGGTTGGGAGCAGAAAGGTGTTTCATGCAGCGAAATACAGAGTAGGCTTCGCCTAAGGTCGCACCGCGCCGGGAAAGGTTGCGGGCCTCTGTCCATCAACCTGATTAAAAGGCAAAAGCGCGACTGAAAACCCACTCCGGGTTTTCAGTCGCGCTTTTGCCTTTTAATCAGGAAACTATCCTGCCGCTACACCTTGCTTTGCTCGGCCTGCAGCCAGGCAATGGCCTCGCCTTCGTCGGTAAACTGGGCCGACATGGCGTGGCCAGTGTCGGGGTGCCGCAGCTCCGGAAACGGGGACGAATCGGTGGAGGCCAGCAGCTGATGCGGGGCCAGCAGGAAGGCCACCCGGATTTCGCGGCCCAGCTTCTCCAGCGCCTGCCGGGGCGCGTTTTGGTTTACCCAGTTGGTGATTTCGTGCGTCGTCCGAAACCGCCGCCGGGCATCGAGCAGCCAGAACCGGCAGTTGGCGGCGGCGGCGGCCTGAAACAGCTGCACGTAGTTCTGCTTCACCTCCTCGGCCAGACTGATTTCCACCAGCCACCGGCCCACCAGAATATCCAGGTCGGGGCGGTAGAGAATGGGGAAGTCAGGCGTCGAGAAGTCTTGCATCAGACAAAGGTACAGTACAGAAAGCAGGTACGGGCCGGCCCGCTGCGGCACCCGCCTACAGCCGCGGCTTGGCCCGCACGTACTGGTTGGGCCAGGCAATATCAGTGCCCAACTCGTGCGCCGCGTGCAGCGGGAAATAGGCGTCGCGCAAGGATTCCCGGGCCAGCAGCACCAAGTCGGCTTGGCCGCTGGCAATGATGGCTTCGGCCTGCTGCGCGTCGGTGATGAGGCCGACGGCCCCGGTAGGCAGGCCGGTTTCGCGGCGCACCTGCTCGGCAAATTCCACCTGGTAGCCGGGGCCCACGGGAATATCAGCTTTGGCCACGTTGCCGCCGGTGGAGCAGTCCAGCAGATCCACGCCTTTATCTTTCAGGATGCCGGCCAGCTGCACGGTATCCTCGGCCGTCCAGCCGCCCTCGGTCCAGTCGGTGGCCGACACGCGCACCAGCAGCGGCAGGTGCTCAGGCAGCACGGCGCGGGTGGCGTCCACTACTTCCAGCAGCAGCCGGATACGGTTTTCGAAGGAGCCGCCGTATTCGTCCTGGCGGTGGTTGCTCAGAGGCGAGAAGAACTCGTGCAGCAAGTAGCCGTGGGCGGCATGCAGCTCAATCACCTCGTAGCCCGCCTCCAAAGAGCGCAGCGTGGCCGCGCGGAAGTCGGCCACTACCTGCCCGATTTCGGCCACACTCAGGGCGTGGGGGGTGGGTTCGTCGGGCGTGAAGGGCTCGGCGCTGGGCGCTACGGTCTGCCAGCCGTGGGGCTCGGTGGGCAGGATAGCGTCGGCGCCTTCCCAGGGGTTGCGGTGACTGGCTTTGCGGCCGGCGTGGGCCAGCTGAATGCCCGCCACCGAGCCCTGGGCCTTGATAAAGTCGGTGATGCGGCGCAGAAACGGCACGTGCTCATCTTTCCAGATGCCCAGGTCGCCGGGCGTAATACGGCCTTCCGGCGACACGGCCGTGGCTTCCTGAATGATGAGGCTGGCCCCACCCACGGCCCGGCTGCCCAGGTGCACTAGGTGCCAGTCGTTGGCGAAGCCATCCTGGGCGCTGTACATGCACATGGGCGAAATAACTATCCGGTTGCGGAGCGTGATACCACGCAGCGCAAACGGCGAAAACAGATCAGACATGATGAGGAGTTTTGGTCGGTACGAAGCCAGTAAACCCTTTCCGGGGCCGATAGGTTGCGCCGCGGCCGGGCCGCCGGAAACAAGTGCGCCCGTTTCCGGGTAGTGCTAGGCACCTGGCTTCCGCCACCTGTTCTCTTCCCCTATGATGCGCACCATCAAGCAGCAGCACCGCGCCGTCAGCGCCCACATTGCCGACCTGGTTACCTACCGGGCCCTGCCCACGGAGGCCGTCGAGCACCTCGACCCGTTCCTGTTTCTCAACCACCACGGCCCCCAGACCTACCCGGCCCGCAACCACGGCCTCCCCTTCGGCCCGCACCCCCACCGCGGCTTCGAGACGGTGACCTTCATTCTGGACGGCGACATCATGCATCAGGACAGCGGCGGGCACCAGAGCGTTATCGGGCCGGGCGGCATTCAGTGGATGACGGCCGGCAGCGGCCTGATTCACTCGGAAATATCGTCCGACGAGTTCAAGCAAACCGGCGGCCCGCTGGAGATTCTGCAGTTGTGGGTGAACCTGCCCGCCCAGCACAAAATGACCGCGCCGCACTACGTGGGCTTGCAGGAACCGCAAATTCCGACGGTGGCGCTGGACGAGGGCCGCGTGCAGGTGCACGCCGTTTCGGGCAATTGGGCCGGCACCGAGGGCGCCGTGCAGCCTCTCACGGATATGCAGCTGGCCACCATCAACTTCCAACAGGGCGGGCAGCTGGCCCTCACCATTCCGGCCGAGCGCACCATTTTCTGCTACGTTATCCGGGGCAGCCTGCGCATCAACGGGCAGGAAGCCGCGGCGCGGCAGCTGGTGGAGTTCAACTACGACGGCGACGAGTTCCGGGCCGAGGCCCTCACCGACGATGCCGTGCTGCTGCTCGGTCACGCCGTGCCCTTTCAGGAGCCCATTCTGGCCCACGGGCCCTTCGTGATGAACACCGAGGCCGAAATCCGCCAGGCCTACCAGGACTATCAGGCGGGCAAGTTCGGCGTCTGGAAGGGGTAGCCCCGGCTAGGCAGGCCCAAGTTCTGCGAAATACACTGGCTATCAGGGTTCAGCCTAAAATTTTCTGCGGCTATCTGTAAGGTAAATCCGGCTTTCATTCGTCTGCCAGACAGCAGCGGGGCGGGGCCGCCACCAGCCGGGCGGCCCCACCCCGTTACCGGATTTTGCCGGAACGATTGTCCACAACCATTTTCCTTCGTACATTTGCAACCGAATCAGTTACACTTATTTTCATGAACACTCGCTTCGCCGTCGCAACGCATATCCTGGCTTTCCTGGCGCACAGCTCGGGGCAGCCGGTATCGTCGGAGGTGCTGGCGGGTAGCGCGGGCACCCATCCGGTGGTGGTGCGCCGCCTGATGAGCACGCTCCGCAACGCCGGCCTGGTCCGCACCCAGCTGGGTGCCGGCGGCGGCGCGCTGCTGGCCCGCTCCCCCGAGAGCATTTCATTGCTCGACGTGTACGAAGCCATGCAGGAGCCGGAGCCCGACCTATTTGCCGTGAACAGCACCAAGCCGAACACGCACTGCAACCTGGGCCGGGTGATGCAGCACACGCTCGAAGACCTGCTGGGCAGCGCCGAGCAAGCCATGCGGCAGGCCCTGGCGGCTGTGTCGGTGGCGCAGCTGATGCAGGAGCTGGCCACCCGGCTCCCGCCCGACTGCGGCTGCCCGGGCACTACTTGAGCACGTTTTTTCCGGGTACTTAACTGTAACCAGATTAGTTACCAACTCCTTTTTTTGCCCCACGCTTTTCCTCGTCGCGCACCCAAGCAGTTTTCTGCGTCTGCCGACAGCCCTCCTATATGAACAAGTTTGTTGGAATGGCTTCCGTCATTCTGCTCGGCGCTCTTGGCGTGCTGGCCCTTTGGCTCAGCCGCCTGCCCGATGCCCCCACGCCCGATTCGTCTACCCTCACGGCCTACCTGAGCACGCCGCAACCGGCCGCCCAGCCCACCGTCCCGGCTGGGGTGGCCGTGCCCGCCACCGTAGCCGGGCGGGTCTGGGAAGTGTATTTCACCGAAGGCCAGCACGTGCGCAAAGGCCAGCTTTTGCTGAAGGTCGCGCAGAAGCTGGTGTCGGCTGAGCACCACCGCCTGCAGCAGCAGCTCACCCGCCAACAACTGCGGCAGACAACCCTGACGGGGCAGCAGCCGGCGGCGCCGGCCACCGAGCTGGCGGCTGCCGCGGCCCTCGTGGCCGCTACCGGGCAGCAGCTGGCCGCGCTGCCCTCGCAGCTTAGCTTCCAGTTCGTGACGGCCCCGCACGACGGCGTGATGGTGCGCCGTAGCGTGGCTTCCGGCGACTACCTCAGCCTGGGGGACGCTATTGGCCAGCTGGCGCCGCTGCCCGCCACGCCCGCCGACGACACCACCCTGCTGCTTTCCAGCGCCAACTAACCCGCTCTTCCGCACCGCAACTTTTTACTCCCCCTTATGCAACAGCTTACTCAATATCAGGTGGAACGCATGCTCCACCGCCAGCGCCGCAACCCGGCCCGGCCCCTCACGCCCGCCACCCGCCTCGTCCACGACCTGGGCTTCGATTCCGTTGACGTCGTGGAGCTTACCCTGAACCTGGAAAGCCGCTTCCACATCGAAATACCCGATGCCGAGCT from Hymenobacter canadensis harbors:
- a CDS encoding M56 family metallopeptidase; translated protein: MPALLLYLLQMQGALLLLLAVYYGLLRRLTFHQLNRGYLLAALALAAVYPLLDLGWLRPAVAPAAPLAQVLTAWPAAAGVAAPAASGLDYGAWLLAAYGLGATVLLLQLLVQVASLWRLHRASRPAEAAGVRFRAVMGEVSPFSFGRAIYLNPAHHAPTELPVVLLHEQVHVRQAHTLDVLLGHLHRVLAWASPAAWLWLRATQENLEFIADAAVLHESQLAPKQYQYSLVRLSTLAAGPALVTPFSFIILKNRIRMMNSRPSARRQLLRYAAVLPVALGLLLTTAATQATAAEPQQTSRTAAPLYFVDGKRVAESELSKLDPKAIESMNVLKGEAAVKAFGAEAADGAILVITKQNKNSAEVKAFMQQYSIVLDPTVSNAKPSLYFLDGQPSTQQAINALNRRTIASVNVVKGPDATSVFGVGAADGVMVVVTKRNVSSETVAEFNRRYNIQPPVVPVPPVQP
- a CDS encoding BlaI/MecI/CopY family transcriptional regulator encodes the protein MERLTQPEEEAMRGFWQLGGGFIKEVLELLPEPRPPYTTLASTVRNLERKNYLTSRKLGNTFRFVPSVTAEEYRRRFLGTFVGDYFRNSYKELVSFFAQEQKISPEELQDIIDMIENRKTRP
- a CDS encoding M13 family metallopeptidase, whose product is MTPQRTFLLSLGTAAGMALAGCAASTPATTATTPAATPATTDATATAQLGPVLPGVGIDPANIDKSVNPCDDFFQYASGTWLKNNPIPAAESRWSSWNGLINQNEAVMRQILETSAANKTAAKGTNLQKVGDYYATAMDSMAIDKAGLKYLQPELARINAVKDLRGLQIELVRAQRLQTRSVFGLGVNQDRKKSDEYALYLSQGGLSLPDRDYYLKDDARSKTIRTAYTTYLTNTFKMLGESPAVAAKSAATVLRLETRLAKASKDRVALRDPYANYNKMTVAEAAQKYPNLGLPVMLPALGLNSAKEVIVGQPEFLQEASTALKQEPLGDWKTYLRWHLTSSLMSALPQSFGDESFRFQQVLSGAKQQQPRWKRMLRATDGALGEAFGQLYVDKAFAPETKVKAQQMVANIKEAMGEHIRGLEWMSAATKEEAIKKLNSFTVKIGYPDKWKDYSALSMSRESYLKNVLAAREWESKDNLSRYGKPIDREVWGMTPPTVNAYYNSSLNEIVFPAGIMQPPFFDPKADDAVNYGGMGAVIGHEITHGFDDRGRQSDAQGNLRDWWTKEDAAEFTKRADMVGAQYSAFQPLDSVFVNGKLTMGENLADFGGLALAYSALEKELQKKYGSNPRPRYDGFTPEQRFFLGWAQVWRTNARPEYIRQQVLTDSHSPAQYRTNGPLMNMPQFYEAFGCKEDAKMVRAQNVRANIW
- a CDS encoding M13 family metallopeptidase; translation: MKHLSAPNRAGAAALLLALAGCATTQPAATSTTATPPATAVASVSGGRSINPQDVDRSVSACEDFFRFSGGNWLKNNPIPAYASSWAPRNELNDRTQATLRRILEDAAADRAATPGSNRQKVGDYYAVGMDSVGLEKAGLTYLKPELARIAAVKDRPGLLTEVARQQTLGTGAFFRAGVTPDRKNSSVYAVNMSQGGLGMPDRDYYLKDDARSKTVRAAYVTYLTNIFKLLGDAEATAAAKAATVVRVETRLARASKDRVSLRDPYASYNKMTVAEADKQFANLQPSALLKRNGLGAAQEVIVGQPEFFKEVSAVLKEEPLADLKTYLSWQLVSSVPAALPQAFSDEAFRFAQVQSGAKQQPTRWKRMLSATDGTLGEAFGQLYVDQAFSPAAKQKALDMLANIRESMAEHIQTNTWMSAATKQEALKKLSALRVKIGYPDKWKDYSALNISRESYLKNVLAARQWGYQQNVKKFGGPIDRNEWSMTPPTINAYYSPPMNEIVFPAGYLQPPFFDPEADDAVNYGAIGGVMGHEMTHGFDDSGRQYDSEGNLRDWWTPADAAEFTKRAAVVGTQYSAFSPLDSVYVNGKLTMGENLADFAGLTIVYAALQKQLDKQYGKGNRPLIDGFTPEQRFFLSWAQLRRQNIRPEALRQQILTDPHSPGQYRTIGPLMNMPEFYQAFGCTPGQKMVRPDAERAVIW
- a CDS encoding NADH:flavin oxidoreductase/NADH oxidase; translation: MSDLFSPFALRGITLRNRIVISPMCMYSAQDGFANDWHLVHLGSRAVGGASLIIQEATAVSPEGRITPGDLGIWKDEHVPFLRRITDFIKAQGSVAGIQLAHAGRKASHRNPWEGADAILPTEPHGWQTVAPSAEPFTPDEPTPHALSVAEIGQVVADFRAATLRSLEAGYEVIELHAAHGYLLHEFFSPLSNHRQDEYGGSFENRIRLLLEVVDATRAVLPEHLPLLVRVSATDWTEGGWTAEDTVQLAGILKDKGVDLLDCSTGGNVAKADIPVGPGYQVEFAEQVRRETGLPTGAVGLITDAQQAEAIIASGQADLVLLARESLRDAYFPLHAAHELGTDIAWPNQYVRAKPRL
- a CDS encoding pirin family protein produces the protein MRTIKQQHRAVSAHIADLVTYRALPTEAVEHLDPFLFLNHHGPQTYPARNHGLPFGPHPHRGFETVTFILDGDIMHQDSGGHQSVIGPGGIQWMTAGSGLIHSEISSDEFKQTGGPLEILQLWVNLPAQHKMTAPHYVGLQEPQIPTVALDEGRVQVHAVSGNWAGTEGAVQPLTDMQLATINFQQGGQLALTIPAERTIFCYVIRGSLRINGQEAAARQLVEFNYDGDEFRAEALTDDAVLLLGHAVPFQEPILAHGPFVMNTEAEIRQAYQDYQAGKFGVWKG
- a CDS encoding Rrf2 family transcriptional regulator, encoding MNTRFAVATHILAFLAHSSGQPVSSEVLAGSAGTHPVVVRRLMSTLRNAGLVRTQLGAGGGALLARSPESISLLDVYEAMQEPEPDLFAVNSTKPNTHCNLGRVMQHTLEDLLGSAEQAMRQALAAVSVAQLMQELATRLPPDCGCPGTT
- a CDS encoding biotin/lipoyl-binding protein, producing MNKFVGMASVILLGALGVLALWLSRLPDAPTPDSSTLTAYLSTPQPAAQPTVPAGVAVPATVAGRVWEVYFTEGQHVRKGQLLLKVAQKLVSAEHHRLQQQLTRQQLRQTTLTGQQPAAPATELAAAAALVAATGQQLAALPSQLSFQFVTAPHDGVMVRRSVASGDYLSLGDAIGQLAPLPATPADDTTLLLSSAN
- a CDS encoding acyl carrier protein; this translates as MQQLTQYQVERMLHRQRRNPARPLTPATRLVHDLGFDSVDVVELTLNLESRFHIEIPDAELEELHTVQDVLNCVDLHFSPPAA